From one Plectropomus leopardus isolate mb chromosome 8, YSFRI_Pleo_2.0, whole genome shotgun sequence genomic stretch:
- the rpl32 gene encoding 60S ribosomal protein L32 codes for MAALRPLTKPKIVKKRTKKFIRHQSDRYVKIAKNWRKPRGIDNRVRRRFKGQMLMPNIGYGSNKKTKYMLPTGFKKFLVHNVKELEVLMMSNKTHCAEIAHNVSSKNRKLIVERAAQLAIKITNPNARLRSEENE; via the exons ATGGCAGCCCTCAGGCCCCTCACAAAGCCCAAGATTGTCAAAAAGAGAACCAAGAAGTTCATTCGCCATCAGTCTGACCGATATGTCAAGATTGCG AAAAACTGGCGTAAGCCCAGAGGTATTGACAACAGGGTCCGTAGGCGGTTCAAGGGTCAGATGCTGATGCCCAACATCGGTTATGGTAGCAACAAGAAGACCAAGTACATGCTGCCCACTGGCTTCAAGAAGTTCCTGGTGCACAATGTCAAGGAGCTCGAGGTCCTGATGATGAGTAACAA GACTCACTGTGCTGAGATCGCCCACAACGTCTCCTCCAAGAACAGGAAGTTGATCGTGGAGAGGGCGGCTCAGCTGGCCATCAAGATTACCAACCCCAACGCCAGGCTCAGGAGCGAGGAGAACGAATAA